GAACTTGTCCAGAAAAGTTTGAAAACTGCTTTTGAGTACAACCAAATGGTAACCTCCTGTGCTGTGTTCAATTACCATACAACAATTCAACttaattgtctctgtctctctgtgatagaatcatagaaagtttacggcacagaaagaggccacttggcccatcgtgtctgtgccggccaaaaaacaagccactcacttaatctcactttccagcatttggtcaagAGCCTTGCAGCTTACAgcgcttgaggtgcatatccagccaccttttaaatgagttgagggtttctgcctctactacccttacaggcagtgactaCCAGAcctctaccactctctgggtgaaaaaacgtttcgtcatctcccctctaatctttctaccaatcactttaaacctatgccccctagtcacggacctctctgctagggtaaataggccctttccatccaggagcctcacaattttgtatctctcaatcaaatctcccctggcctcctctgttccaaggaaaacaaccccagcctatccaatctttcctcatagttgcatttttccagtcctgggaaCATggtcgcaaatctcctctgtaccctctctcatgcaattacatcctttctgtaatgaggtgaccagaactgcacagtactcaagttgtggcctaactaatgatttatacagttccagcataatctccctgctcttatattctatatcgcggctaataaaagaaaggattccatatgccttcttaaccaccttatcaacctgtcctgctaccttcagagatctgtggccattcactccaaggtccctcacttgctctacacctctccgtattctcccattaattgtgtattcctatgccttgtttgacctccccaaatgcatcacctcacacttctgagttgaattgcatttgccacttttctgcccatctgaccagtctattgatatcttcctgtatcTACAGTTATTTTCTTTGCtaacaaccacacggccaatttttgtgtcgtctgcaaatgtcttgatcatgtcccctaaatttgcatccaaattgttaatatatagcacaaaaagcaggagacctagtactgagccctgcagaactccactggaaacagccttccagtcgcataaacgcctgtcaacaattaccctttatttcctgccactgagccaatttcgtacccagcttgctacatttccctggatctcatgggcttatATCGctttaaccagtctaccatgtgggaccttatcaaaagccttactaaaatccatgtagaccacattaactgcactaccctcatcaatcctccttgataCTTCACAAAAAAAtgtaatcaagttagtcagacacgatcttcccttaacaaatccatgctgactatccttgattgatctgtgcccttctaagtgacagtttatcctgtctttctgaattgatttcaacaatttgcccactactgaggttagactgactggcctgcaattattcggtctatccctcgctccctttttcaaGAAagttacaacattagcagtccttcaatcctctggcaccacagctatatccattgaggactggaaaatgatgggcagagcatccgctatttcctccttgACTTCTTTTAACAtcttggggtacatttcatccagccctggtgatctatccactttcaaggatgctaatcctattaatacttcctctctccctatgtttatcacatccaatacttcacactcctcctcattaaccacaatatctgcaacgtcccctcttttgtgaagacagacacaaagtattcattgagaaccgtaacatcttccacccctacgtaCAGGTTAccgttttggtcttttatgggccttgCTCTTTCCTTAGttctcctcttactcttaatgtattgataaaacatctttggattcaccttgattttgcttgccactattctttcatgccctctctttgcttttctaatttcctttttgatttcacccctctgctttctgtagtattaagtTTTCAGTTTCGGATGTGAGCTTTCCTTTTTctaccttatcttaccctgtaagctgctTGACATTTCGggcgctctagatttggccatcccaccctttttctttgtgggaacatgtttattctggACCCCGTGAATCTCcccttttaaatgcctcccactgctctgacactgatttaccttccaatagttgtttccagtccactttcgctaaatcactcctcagattagtaaaattggtcttgtcccaattgagaactcaaactcctgttctatctttatccttttccataattatgttaaaactaactgaattatgatcactatcaccaaaatggtcTCCTGCTGCCACTCcttccagcttcatttcctaaaactaagtccaaaactgcgctctctcttgttggacttgctatatactggccaaaaaagttctcctgaatgcacctcaagaattctgctctcccaattcctttcacactaaaactatcccagttaatattggggtagttaaagtaccctattactgccctattgtttttgtacttctcagagatttgtctacatgtttgcttttctatctccctctgactgtttgggcatctatagtacactcccagcagtgtgactgccccttttttgttcctttagctcaatccatttggcctcatttgatgatgctTCTAACATAGCATCCCTCCTCAacactgtaattgtttctttgtccAAAATTGCCCCCCCTCTCTATCGTATCTGAAAACCCTATAGCCGGGAACGTtctgctgccattcctgtccctccttaagccatgtttccataatagctatgatatcatactgccatgtgtctacatGTGCCCTCTGCtcgtctactttatttgctatactccttgcattgagcactgccaaactctttattttattttctaaccttttgtttcctctgcctttcaGATTCATCCACTAAtttcctgccttccattttcatttctgattttgtcccaactgaatctaccctcaggtccccattcccctgccaacctcatttaaaccttccccaacagcattagcaaaagatcccgcaaagaactcagtcccggctctgttcaggtgcaacccatccgaccTGTATGTGTCCCATCtctccaccaccctccctcccGAGCTGGTCCCAATGTTCCCAGAACCTaaaggcctccctcctgcaccaatgttccagccatgtattcatctgctctatcctcctactgACTTGCACATGGCATTgggagcaatccggagattactactttttgaggtcctgcttactaattttttacctagctccccaaattctgattggaggaccacatccctctttctacctatgtcgttggttccaaggtggaccatgacagctggctgttcaccctccccaccccccaggaTGATTTCAGCCGCTCGGTGAcacccttgactctggcaccagggaggcaacacaccatgttggAATCACATTTGTGGCTGCAGAGACACCTATCTGCTCCCCTAACTTtcaaatcacctatcactatggctcttccagttttCCTTgtaccttcctgtgcagctgagccgtccatggtgccatggacttggctctggctgcactccccagaggaaccatcactctcatcagtattcagaactgaataccgattggcgaatgagacacattaaggggactcctgtgctacctgcctgctcCTTTTTGACTGccaggtggtcacccattccctctctccctgcatacttttTAAGCTGCGGGGCGACAACATCTATAAACATGTTATCCATATCGCTCTCAGCCTCAAGGATGTGCCGCAGTGACACCAGCCACTGCTCaaattctgaaacctggagctcaagctgctgcaactgactatACTTCCTGTGCATATGGTTATCCTGGACCCGAGAAGGGTCCTAgaattcccacatagcacaggatgtacactcaagaggttggagcagccctgccattcctcctaTTTATTTAAATTATAAATCCTGCTACTAATGAGTACCACGAGTtgtgaataaaagttttttttaaaaatggaaaagaTAAAAATACTCACTAACCAACCACTTACCTGATTCCCactgatgtcacacttgattttcccTAAATGCTGTCAGTCAGCTCAGAACCCACAGACTGGTTAGCTCTCTCACAGGCCCACCCTTGATccttctttattgtgttaattaaatttatttttcttaatttatagtttcccccttcaccgaactccctcactcactAAACACCGTCCTcgcactctgtgcactcaagcagcactcagacACCCCTGACAATGAtgagtcagctctgctagagctcagaaaccagtttaagctcacTACCTAATGAACGGGCTACAGCTGCTCTGAGAGCTTGTTTAAGActggaagaaacttaacttgcctcatAACTTAAacagtcatttttagttaattgctaaatgtaaacacaaactagactttagagagaaATTAATCCCTAAGatcctgtcactcatcaaacaaacATCtttactctctgtttctctctctctggacagacagagagaaacaatcGCCAACAATATTGTTCCTCTTCAGTTTGGTGGCTGCAAATGTAAGTTGATCCTGGTTTGAAAGAATAGTTTTAACTGAAAAGGGTTAACCAACTAGCACCTAAGTTCATGAGGACCATCTTGTACTTTGTATATGGTTTTATGGGATTGTGGTTACTATTGTAAATTCTGGTGTCACCTTTTTGACTATTGTATGGTATGCTTGACTGGCCAGTAATTGCAAATTGTTATTCTGGATGTTTTGGCAACTGCATTGGTTGTATAGCAAAATATCATAGCATGAGACAGAAATTGCCTTTTGCATTAATGGAAGAGAATGCTGTAGCTTCTTCCCTGTTTGCATATTCACAACTAACTTTTGAAAAATATATATTACAGGAAATTCTCGGTGCTAATAATCCAGATCAGAATTTCATGACGATTGCAATTCGTCCTCATGGCATTTTTGGACCACAAGACCCACATTTAGTACCTGTCCTTGTACAGGCTGCCAAGAGTGGCAAGATGAAGTTTATGATTGGGTTAGTACCGTATGGATGGCACTCTGCATTTAGCAATACATGTTTCATAATCTGAACTTGTGGGAAAAAGACATAAGCAAGCAATGATCAGTCAGAAGCTGACAGTAACTTTCTCATTGACAATGTGCTGTGTGACTCATGTTTTTTCGGGGTGTGGGATTATTTGGCAAATTATATGAAAACACAATCCTCTTACAACTTGATTCCTTCTACTTTGCTACTTCTATGCTTTGTTATTGATGAGTAGTATTACTTTTGAACTGTACTCAAAagaattccctctctctctctcgtggagACTTTAGTGCCTAAAGGTTGATTTCAAAGAGGGAATTTAATTGAGGCTTGTATGTGCAGCACTCGTGGAGTTTGGACAGTGCAAAAGAGGATGATACATCATCTGCTGTGGAAATGGGAAGATGCATATTTCCATTTTTTATGAGAGCAAGTGGATGGGTGGGTCACATCTCTGATATTCGGTGTTGGCAGTATCCATTCTTTATGACTTTTTAATGGGTTTTTCTATTTTAAAAACTTTTACACAAACATAGTTTAAAGAGAGTTGATGGGCAGTTTAACTGCTAATTATCATTCCTTGGAATCTGCAGGATGTGACTGCCGTATTCTATTGGTTGGTTTATTTCATGGCTTGATCAAATTGTGCTGATTACCTTTACAGAAATGGCAAGAACTTGGTAGACTTCACCTACGTTGATAACGTTGTACATGGACTGATCCTGGCAGCAGAGAATCTTCACCCAAAGTCTCACATCTGTGGAAAGGTAATGGTGGACCGTAATCTATCTCTGCATAAATATCTCAGCAAGCCTTTTCAACCTTGTTTTGATTGATGTCACCTATTGGCTCTCACCATAATTGTTTCCTATTGCTGCTGAACCGCTGGTGCAGGGACCATTTAGTAAAAGCAGGATACTGTGAAATTTCTGTCTTTTGACAATTTGGCAAACACCATTAGGAAAAATTGCAATGATTGATTAAGTCAAGAGACCTATTAGCGTTCACTGGTAGATAGAGGGATCAGTCTGTCGCAGGACCCCAAAGGGGCTTTATAACTACTGCTGATAACCTATGCGACCAGCTGCACCATTCATCAGAGCCACCCAGCAAAGTTCTTTGCTCCGTCTGACAGCGTTGTTGCTGGTAGAAATTACCATGTTGTATAAGTGGCAAGTGTATTATAATCTAATTACTTTAATAGATTGAACAATTCATGACATTGTATAGGAaagaaaaaaactttttaaaattaaggggcggcacagtggttagcaccacagcctcacagctccagcgacccgggttcagttctgggtactgcctgtgcggagtttgcaagttctgcctgtgaccgtgtgggtttctgccgggtgctccggtttcctgccacagccaaagacttgcaggttgaaaggtaaattggccattgtaaattgcccctggtgtggggatgtggtagggaatatgggattaatgtaggattagtataaatgggtggttgttggtcggcacagactcggtgggccgaagggcctgtttcagtgctgtatctctctatgactccataatGCATTATTTTTAGAAATAGTGCTATTGGAgctattacatccacctgagaaggcagacagggctgctgtttaatgtcttatccaaaaggtgacttctctgaccatgcagcactcccttggtactgcacaagtgtcagcctagattctgggCTCAAGACTCTGGGCTGGGACTTGGCTAAGTCAGGAGGTTTTGGGTTCAAGAGTGCTGCTGCTGAATCAAGGCTGAtgctgtaaaatactgcaacattcaTGTTTTCCTAAAATTAGTTTGGTCGATCTTGATGTTTGCCTctaaccctcccccccacccatctgcAATAGTTAATAAAGGATGCAATTAGATAAGAATACCATAATCCATATTGTCATTTAACAGAATAGTCATAATGTTTGTGGATTAATTTGGAAGAATTCATGTTTTGAAATATGATcattgctttcttgactttttttctttttaattcctATAGGCTTATCATATCACAAATGATGAACCGAttcccttctggaccttcttgtctgAGCTTTTAGTTGGATTAAATTATGATCCTCCAAAGTATCACATACCCTACCTGCTGGCTTATTATTTGGCCTTCTTGCTTTCAATTTTGGTGTTGCTACTAAAGCCATTTGTGATCATTAAACCTACATTCACTCCCATGCGAGTGGCATTAGCAGGAACATTCCACTACTATAGTTGTGAAAGAGCAAAGAAAGATCTAGGATATAAACCTGTTGTCTGCCTGAGTGAAGGAATCAAGTATACAATTCAAAGTTTCACATACCTCAGTAGATCAAGATAACTACAGTTTCAGCCAACTATACTTTTGGTTCTCAATCTAGTGGTAGCAAGTGGATTTGAATATCTAGGTTGAGGATAGTTCTTATTTGTGCCATAATTGAAACATATTTTACCAGTCCTTGACTAGGTGCAAGATATGGAACCTAGCCAAAAACTGGTAAAATGCTGATAAGGTGACTTCTGCCTCCCCTGGGAGGGGAAAAATAGTATTTATCTTATTCATTTAGTATTGTTTCCTGTGGCCCACTAAAAAAGCAAATGTACTCCCAATGGACACTAGATAGAAAATATTTGGTGACCTGAaggcctttttaaaaataaaatctatTCTGATCAATTTTTTGAGCATCATTTCAAAGCAAATTATTGAACAATTCAACACACAAACTGGAAAATGAATCTTTGTTGCTTGTGTTTAACTTGTATGTCAAATTTGAGACCTTATTAGTAAAGTTTTTGATATGAAATGTCTGGGATTCTCTTGGACCTTTAGCCTTTTATTTAATAAAAAGCTATCCGCAAATGTTGATATTTTGGACTGACACGTTGCCCGATAGTTTTTATGGCCTTGATTTTAAAGGACACAAAAATGTTCAGTTCTTTTATATTGTACACCATGtagcttttgtgtttcatgtattcTGAAACTGTTTTTGGTAAACTTAGTTTTAAATTACAAAATAATTGAAAAGCCTCCCCAAATCACTGAGCTGATTTTGGTTTTGCAACATCACTGTTGCAGTTGTTATATCAATATACTGTATAATTTCTGATCTTTAAGATATAAATAAGCAAACAGAAAATTATCCACTTTTTCCCTTTTTATGGTGGTGTGCTTAATATCTAAATAGTTTAGTCTAAGCTGTGTTTGTGATATTGCCTTGAAGCTGTTAGTTATTTCTGTTCTGAAGTgtaatacatagaacatagaacatagaacatacagcacagaacaggcccttcggcccacaatgttgtgccgatcctttgtcctctgtcaaggacaatttaatctataccccatcattctcctttatccaaatacctatccaaaagccttttgaaagtccctaaagtttctgactcaacaacttccccgggcaaggcattccatgcctcgaccactctctgggtaaagaaccttcccctgacatcccccttatatctcccacccttcaccttaaatttatgaccccttgtaacgctttgctccacccggggaaaaagtttctgactgtctaccctatctattcccctgatcatcttataaacctctatcatgtcacccctcatccttctcctttctaatgagaagaggcctagaatgttcagcctttcctcgtaagacttattctccattccaggcaacatcctggtaaatctcctctgcaccctctccaaggcttccacatccttcctaaaatgaggcgaccagaactgcacacagtactccaaatgaggccttaccaaggtcctgtacagctgcatcatcacctcacggctcttaaattcaatccctctgctaatgaacgctaacaccccatatgccttcttcacagccctatccacttgagttgcaactttcaatgatctatgcacatagaccccaaggtctctctgctcctccacatgcccaagaaccctaccgttaacccagtattttgcattcatgtttgtccttccaaaatggacgacctcacacttttcagggttaaactccatctgccacttttcagcccagcactgcaacctatccaagtccctttgcagacgacaatagccctcctcggtatccacaactccaccaataatACTAGCATTCCTCATTAATTAACTATTCCTTCAGAGGTAATACACATTTTCTGTAATTCCATGACAAAAATTGAATATTTTGTTCATGGTTTTTTCTTTGCCGTGTGTCTCTGCTTAaaagtgcatttaaaaaaaaaaaatcagggtgtGTAATAATACATTCATTTAAAAGATAACTGTTAAAATTAGATGGAAGGTCTATATTACATCTTTGAAAACACTTAACGATCCTTCAACAGCTAAACTATTAGGATATCAAATGTCATGTGTCTCATTAGAACACTTCCTGAATACCATTCGAAAACCTGTCAAACTTGGATTATTATCTTGAAAATCTCATTAGACTGAACTACTGCTCAAAGGGAATCCTGGACATGAATCTCTTAGAGCTACCTTCTCTTAATTTGGTTTTGCTCTGTCTGTAAGGTACTGGGATGACATTGGTTCCATGGAAATGCACCAATGTAAATCATAAAAGTACTCTCTCCTGTTCTACTAAGGATGTAAATTGCTATCTCGGTCTGATCCCGTATTTGTTTATCCCAAACCTGGTATGAAACTTTTAAGGGATCTCCTGTAACTTATTGATTTTAGTGCTTTGTGAACTGGCTACAGATGCTGTATTTCAACTAATCAAACATGCTTATTGCTTTTTCTGTAAATAACTGTCCATGAATGAGACTTTATTATTTGAACCTGTTACAGAAAATGTCTCCCTTCTGAATTGATGAGATGCAATAGCATTCTTGTATATTATCCAGTAACAGTAAAAAAAAAGTTCAGGTTTCACTAGTGTGCTTTCAAAAGATTACTCTATGAAGACATTTTACTTCTTGGGGACCAAGGGCTTGCTTGTGGAAGAAGACTTTTGCATTGGGCACAAGAAATATTTCCAGAGAGCCTGAATTATCAATTCCTTTTAAATGGTAGTGTTTTGAAAACAAAACAGAAAAATACCTTTTTGGGCTTGAATATAACATTGACTAATTGCTAATCATGATCTTGTTGTAAATGTTTATTTCTGCTGATATAATACATCATCAAaactattaaaattaattaaattagTATTAATGTTTCTCTTGTTTACATCTTTTAATAATCCTCATCAGAAAGCTCTCTTTTGAGGGACCAAGAGGGAGAAAGCACTGTCCTTTCACTACTGTAATTTGGGTTTGAGTATAACTGGACATTTTTTTTtattgggttgggggtggggggagtagaTTAGCAGAAACTCTTTATTCTGATGGGAGACTTGGATGTCCTATGTGTGCCACAGAAGATCGACTTGATTCTGAACTTTTAGTACTAGTTGTATTATCTTGGAGCCACTCTGACCCCAAAGAGCCCCTGCTTACTCACCTCTTCCACTACTTTGTCCCCCACATTTGCACATTAGCCAAGGGATCTACATGGTTTCTAACGCACCCTAGGTGAGACTGTAGGAgctttttagaaccatagaaaaattacggcacaaaaggaggccattcagcccatcatgtctgcgccagctgagaaAACCAACtgtccaatctaatctcaccttccagcacctggtccatagccttgcaggttacagcacatcaggtgtatgtccaggcacttttttaaatgagttgagggtatctgtctccaccaccgttcctggcagtgaatttcagacacccact
This Heterodontus francisci isolate sHetFra1 chromosome 15, sHetFra1.hap1, whole genome shotgun sequence DNA region includes the following protein-coding sequences:
- the nsdhl gene encoding sterol-4-alpha-carboxylate 3-dehydrogenase, decarboxylating, with the translated sequence MATRSRLHNKKCTVIGGSGFLGHHLVKKLLEKEYIVNILDVRKPFENEGVQFFSADLCCKEDILPAVKGVSIVFHCASPAPSSDNRELFYKVNYTGTKTIIEACKEAGVQKLVLTSSASVVFEGTDLKNGSEDLPYAKKPIDYYSQTKILQEMEILGANNPDQNFMTIAIRPHGIFGPQDPHLVPVLVQAAKSGKMKFMIGNGKNLVDFTYVDNVVHGLILAAENLHPKSHICGKAYHITNDEPIPFWTFLSELLVGLNYDPPKYHIPYLLAYYLAFLLSILVLLLKPFVIIKPTFTPMRVALAGTFHYYSCERAKKDLGYKPVVCLSEGIKYTIQSFTYLSRSR